In the Terriglobia bacterium genome, one interval contains:
- a CDS encoding c-type cytochrome codes for MDDNNKPAPLRSRPTLRELAYFGAVSLVLLISLAIAPAKNYFSDWRHYQKSYLKIAAERQSGTLVRSFHGGIRQTWIAKLGVVDRCESCHVNMNGALVGATAQPFRKHPPIPHEIDQFGCVTCHRGQGPATSVEEAHYTTEAWEQPLLPAKYLESGCGQCHLGPLEGAPKLGEGRSLLSSMGCVHCHNVTQPDGNQLTPGDNPPPLTHIAEKTSREWIYAWIKNPQAYAASATMPNFLLNDQDAADISAFLMAQSTPSAASKAEIKPVAAAAPAGADAGTEATTLYGASFCSSCHAVQNEAGNLVGGNFGPELTRVGNKVNPDWLRRWLANPAAYHPDTRMPHYRMDDKQIALLSSFLLAKKDNDLLANVHLSPSNADNVARGKKLVTESGCAACHQINGVNPPQNFAPDLTRVGSRALAQVVFAPGMKHNLPDYIAAKIHDPRSFGPGLKMPKFTLTDAQTDALATALLAQTDRAATYPKELIISGARPSNYHPGGDAGKLMDDLRCLSCHAINGNGGDMAPDLTWEGSSVQRAWLEDFLKNPNTLRPALIRRMPKFNLSPGEVKTLADYISVAYQGPGFDSQTLDTHSLNADSAARGKQLFYSKYGCQSCHIADYKNDKGYVGPALTSVGTRLTPVWTYKWLKDPNALRAGTLMPNFGLKDDEARDLTAFLMTLKAKQGGGK; via the coding sequence GTGGACGATAACAACAAACCCGCTCCTTTGCGCAGTCGCCCCACACTGCGAGAGCTGGCTTATTTCGGCGCCGTAAGTCTGGTGCTGTTGATCTCGCTGGCCATTGCGCCCGCCAAAAATTATTTCAGTGATTGGCGCCATTATCAAAAGTCTTATTTAAAGATTGCCGCAGAGCGACAAAGCGGTACTCTGGTGCGTAGTTTTCATGGCGGCATTCGCCAGACATGGATTGCCAAGCTGGGTGTTGTCGATCGTTGCGAAAGCTGCCACGTCAACATGAATGGCGCACTCGTGGGCGCGACGGCACAGCCATTTCGCAAACATCCGCCGATTCCCCACGAGATTGATCAGTTCGGCTGCGTCACGTGCCATCGCGGACAAGGCCCGGCAACGTCAGTAGAAGAAGCGCACTACACCACTGAAGCTTGGGAACAGCCGTTGCTTCCGGCAAAATACCTGGAGTCAGGATGCGGACAATGTCATCTTGGCCCGCTTGAAGGCGCACCAAAACTTGGTGAAGGCCGCAGCCTGCTTTCAAGTATGGGCTGCGTGCATTGCCACAACGTTACTCAGCCCGATGGCAATCAACTCACTCCTGGCGATAATCCACCGCCGCTCACGCACATCGCAGAAAAAACCAGCCGCGAATGGATTTATGCCTGGATCAAGAACCCTCAGGCGTATGCTGCCTCGGCCACTATGCCGAACTTCCTGCTCAATGATCAGGATGCGGCGGACATCTCAGCTTTCCTGATGGCGCAGAGCACGCCGTCTGCCGCCTCGAAAGCTGAGATCAAGCCCGTTGCCGCAGCGGCCCCTGCCGGCGCCGATGCCGGGACGGAAGCAACTACGCTGTATGGCGCATCCTTCTGCTCTTCCTGCCACGCGGTCCAGAATGAAGCCGGCAATCTTGTTGGCGGCAATTTTGGTCCAGAGCTAACGCGAGTCGGCAATAAAGTGAATCCGGACTGGCTGCGCCGCTGGCTCGCCAATCCCGCAGCCTATCACCCTGACACGCGCATGCCGCACTACCGCATGGATGACAAGCAGATCGCGCTGCTTTCCAGTTTTCTGCTGGCGAAAAAAGACAATGACTTGCTGGCGAATGTGCATCTTTCGCCTTCCAACGCGGACAATGTTGCACGCGGAAAAAAGCTGGTCACTGAGAGCGGCTGTGCAGCCTGCCACCAGATCAACGGCGTGAACCCGCCGCAGAATTTCGCTCCCGATCTAACCAGAGTCGGTAGCCGGGCGCTGGCGCAAGTTGTCTTTGCACCGGGCATGAAACACAACCTGCCGGACTACATTGCCGCCAAAATCCACGATCCGCGCTCTTTTGGTCCCGGCCTCAAGATGCCGAAGTTTACGCTGACTGACGCGCAGACTGACGCGCTGGCTACGGCGTTACTCGCGCAGACAGACCGTGCTGCAACTTATCCGAAAGAGTTGATCATCAGCGGCGCGCGCCCCTCGAACTATCATCCCGGCGGCGACGCCGGCAAGCTGATGGATGATCTCCGCTGCCTGAGCTGCCACGCCATCAACGGCAATGGTGGTGACATGGCGCCGGACCTCACATGGGAAGGAAGCTCAGTGCAGCGCGCATGGCTGGAAGACTTTCTTAAGAACCCCAACACGCTCAGGCCGGCGCTGATCCGCCGCATGCCCAAGTTCAACTTGAGTCCCGGAGAAGTCAAGACACTTGCCGATTACATCAGCGTGGCGTATCAGGGGCCGGGCTTTGATTCTCAAACACTGGATACACATTCCCTCAATGCCGACTCAGCCGCGCGCGGCAAGCAGCTCTTCTATTCCAAGTATGGCTGCCAGTCCTGCCACATTGCTGACTACAAAAATGACAAAGGGTACGTGGGACCTGCTTTAACCAGCGTTGGCACGCGATTAACGCCGGTGTGGACGTACAAGTGGCTGAAAGATCCGAATGCTCTTCGCGCCGGAACGCTTATGCCGAATTTCGGACTGAAGGATGACGAAGCCCGCGATCTCACCGCATTCCTGATGACGTTGAAAGCAAAACAAGGAGGCGGCAAATGA